ttttttttttaaaaaggagagacagggatggagagatggctcagtggttaagagcactgactgttcttccagaggtcctgagttcaattcccagcaaccacatggtggttcacaaccatctgtaatgggatctgatgccctcttctggtgtacatgaagacagctacagtgtactcatataaataaacaaacctttataaaaaaaagaagaagaagaagaagaagagacaaGTACTGGGGCAGACTCCCTTTAGTCTTTGAATTTGAATGCTGTCTGCCTTGTCACACTATCTTTAGGCCTTTTGGACACTGCTGTACCCAGTGCCCTCTGCAGATCTCCAGAAAGGTCAGAAAACAATTGATCAGAAGAACAATTCCACTCCTGCCTGCCACCAATTGAGAATCACCCAAAAGCCCTTTGAGCCACTGGCACCAGACAAAGGGGGCATGTGTCTTGGTATGAGCATTTACACAAACTCTTCTTTAATGGATTTAGGATATGGGATGGTAAGATTCGGACTCTAAGTTCAAAATTTTCATTACTGCTGCtgctttttttgaggcaggatctcactatgcagTTCTGtccgtcctggaactcattctgtagaccaagctggcctcaaattcacagagatcaacctgcctttgcctcccaaaagctaggattaaaggaatgcacAATCACACCCAGCTCCTACTACATGATAGGCTTCTTGCAAGATGTTCTGGGCACTCCCACCTGGGTAGGGCAGAGATCATCAGCATCCTGGAAGTAGAAGAGGCCTCCGTGCTCAGGGTCCCATCCAGAGTGGAAAGGCAGTAAGAGAAACTTGTCAATAATGTGCCTTTGAAGTTTGGGATCACCTTTCCTGAGGGCATACTGGAGCAGAAACCAGCCAGCTTCCAGTGTGTGGCCTAGTGAGAGTTGAAGGAAAGTAAGGCAAGAATCAGGTTTCCCCCTTTCTAGGTATCTGAAGGCTTAAGCTCCTGgtagcttccttccttctcaagGTCAGAGATGCTTGAACTCTGTCACAAGATACCCTACTTTTCTGCCTGGACTCCATGTCCACTCCTGGGCAGGCTATCCCCTCCCACTATCTGCTCCTTGGTGGAGGGAGAAGGGCTATCCCTCCCATCTGATACCCGAAACTCAAAGATGAGCTTTTTCCTAATAGGCTTAGCACATGCCTTCACCTGGGTTCTGATGTCTTCCAAGGCAACCAGGGAGCTCtttgccatcctctgatacattcTCCAGTACAACTTGTCCATCCCTCTGCCAGGAAAGGGACAAAAGACAGATGTTTCCAGTTCAGGTCACTCAATCAGAAAGATCTAACTTCAAAAATCCCTTCCCCTTGGTACCAGCCATACACCTACTCAATAGGTCTAAAGGGACATTTTTGGTTGTGTGTTTTGAAATAGTCTTggttagcccaggctggtctcaaactatAGAagcaaggctgaccttgaactctagaTTCTCCTGCTTCCATCTCCAGAGTTCTGGAATTACCGATATGTGTACCATGCCCTGCTCCAGAACACTTTTGGAATGGCTGATTGTCTTCCATGGACCCAGTAGGTTCTGATCCTTGCTTTAGGTCTGGGTCTCCCAGGAGGGTAAAACACTGAATGAGGAGAAAGGCAAGACCAACTTGGATGCCCAGAGAGGCTAGGGAAGAACATAGATCAAGTCTCTTTTCCTGATCTCAGAAGTTGCCTGCTGCTCTggcctcttctttctgtcttaggACACAGCCATTTTGCTGGGCTGCACCTTCCTGAGGGCCTCGGgctatattttaaatgaatgagCTTCCTTGGGTCTAGAGAACTGAAGAACAGATGAGTTGAGGCAGAGAGAATGGAGTTCAGTTTGCCCCTGTCTCCGTGTCTACCTGGACATGCTGAAGAATCCTATGGGCACACCAGTCCCCTAGTTCTGCATACTTGTCGGTCATCTCCTCATCTTCTTCTCCAAGCTGCTCCACCAGGTTGAGCAGCATCATGGGCACTGCCATGGGCTCTGTGGCCAGTGTTCCCGAGAGCTGAGGCCGGCCCAGCCCAGCTGGGTCCTCCCTTACCCAGTGGATGATCTGATCCATCATCTCTACGGCTTCTCTCTATGGGGAAACCAGAGAGGCTGCCCTGTTACAACACATACTTCTAAGGGCTCAGGACTCAGCTTCTTCTCCAAAGATACCTGCTCTTCCTTCAGCTCTCCAGGGCTAACCCTACAGCCAGGCACCAGAGGCCAAGCAGATCCTCCCAATACTACTTTCAGGGGCACTGCATTCAGGTCACTTTCAGGCAGAAGGGCCCAGTGAACAAAGAGAGAACCTTTTCTACCTGGACACAGGGCACTGATAGATCCCTGTTTGCCCAGGGTCCCTTTAGTAGTACAGGAGGTGGGAGAGAGCTGAGGAAACAAGGAGGTCACAAAATGTTAGGAAAAGAATAAATGAACTTGTAGCAGGTTCCCAGGCCTGTCATCAGAGTGCACTCCTGCCCAACAGCCTGTAGCCCCACCGGCTCCCACACACCTGATAATGCATTTCCCCTGTTACTTTCCACAGTTCATTCATGGCCATGGTGTAAAAGCACTCGCTGAAAATGGTCCGCTGCACCTTCACTGGACGGCCGTCCTGGGTCAGCACAAAAGCACATTTCTTGCCAGGCGGTGCCACCCGGGCATAACTCAACAAAAATTCACCACCTGGCGGTTGGGGGGTATGCATGCTAGGTGAGGACTTCGAATATATTGCCACTTGGAACCTGCCCAGTCCCTTTTATCTGGACCCCTTTAGATACATTGAATAAATAACTCTCTGAAGCTCCTGGGGAGATGGGGTTAGGAGATGGAACCTGCTTTTGCTGCATCCAGAAGCTCGACACGGCGGAAGCGCTCAAAAGTGCGGTATAAGCGACAATACATCCATACCTGTGAGGGAACATAGTTTAGAGAGGAGTTAGCTGGGGTGGAGGGAATACTAGGTATCCCTGGGTATACCCTATTGTTGTGTGAACGGCTTAAGTATGCAAACTGACCTGCCTCCCCTGCAGCCAGACATATTTGAGGTGATCATATACCTGCCCATCGCGGCCAAGGCATGTGAAGAAGCCCCTGTGAGACACATTGTTAGGAAAAAAAGAGCCTTGCACCTTTCTCCATAGCTTCACTATTCTCCTGAAATCAGTAGATCTGTGAGTCACATCCAAGTGAGATGTGGGGGAGGGATCATGGCAGGGTAGCTAACCCGTGTTCCTGGTCATGGGAATGCTCCATCCAGAAAGCGATCACAGAATCGAGCTCTTGTCCCACACGTTGCTTCCAGACCTGCAGTGTCTCCCGTTCCTTCTCCATGTCCTGTGAAGTGATTcaagtcagggcagggaggcacagCTCTTCCTTCACAGGGACTTTCTGAACCAAGTCAGTAGGCCCCAGAGCTATTTGATTCCACCACTGGGCTTCGAGCCAAGGATACAGTACTCCCACCTCTTCAATGGGCTTCTGAGCCTACCGTTGGCTGGAATCATCCACTACCACTGACCTGTAACACTAGGAGTCCTGGGTCCATCATCTGCTTTCCTCCAGGAAATCAGACTTGGTCGCGATCCCGTGACTGTCACTCAGCTGACCTAGCAGTGTCCCACCCACTTGATTCTCCTCGGAGTTCCGAAGGGCCCCGAGTTAGGGGCGGGACAGAGGGCGGGTTTTCAAACCCCGCCTCCTGCTCTTCTAGGCTGGTACTGAGCAGTCTTGCTCTAGATGTCCCTGGTGGGAACTGGATGAGGAAGACTGACCTTATGAGGAGGGAGTAGGGAGGAGACTGAATCTGGGCCTGTCAGCTGAGGCTGGTGATCCCAACAGATTGTGGAGTTAGGATGCCTTGGGAAATGCCTGAATCCTGAGAACCTGTGACCCCATATTGTCAGCAAGTCCTTTCTGCCAATTTGGTCCTTTGGCTTTAGCTGTCTGAATCCAGCAATTTACAACCATTGGCCCTGGATGCCAGTTGCTGGATACTTCACCCCCAAGGATGCTTTGGGGAAAACTGGTGGTAACCATGCAGAGTAGAGTGGACATCATCCAGCTCTCTGGGTCTGACTCCTAGCTACACAGTATAGCTTGGCTCTGCGACAGGCTGGTTAATCTGTTCCCCATTCTTGCTACCCACTGGGCACCCTCATTGCCCAGCAGAATTCTGTGGAGGGAGAGTTCCAACTAGAATGCCATGCAGTGTCcttagaggctagaagagggtattggatcctctgaggctggagttacagctggttgtgagtctccacatgggttctgggaatgtaacctgggtcctctaaagAACAGACAGTGCatttaactgctgaatcatcaCTCCAGTTCCTTgaacatgttcttttttttaagatttattcatttattatatataggtacactgtagttgtcttcagatacaccagaagaggacatcggatctctttacagatggttgtgagccaccgtgtggttgccgggaattgaactcaggacctctggaaaagtagttgggtgctcttaaccgctgggccatctctccagccccttgaacaTGTTCttaatgatggactgtaacccaGAAGTGTAAAGTAACTAGACCTTCTGCCTCATCAATGCTGTTCTGAGAGTTGGTCAGTAAAAAGAATTCAGTTCCGAGGCATGGTTATGTTCTTGTGCTACCTGCCCCTCCCCAGCTGTGTGTTGACTCATTTCACAATGACTACTACCTTCCAGGCTCTGGCTACTAGCTGGCTTTGCAGGTTGTAGAATGACTCTTTCATCCTTTATGGTGCTTGGGAGTAAGCGTGATCTCAGTGTCTATTAAGTGTCTGCTGTAGCTGCTCTGTGTTCATATCTACCCTTAGCCTAGCTCATGCCTAAGGGACCTTGGCTCTGTATCCAGGAAAGCTTGTGTACTGTTACTTAAGCTGTATTTATCCATCTCCATTGTCTCCCTGACTCTCTTGCACACATATCATTCCTTTCATCCTCGGCCAAGTTCGAGCCTTGGTATCATAGTATGGGTGGTTTCCCTGGCCCTGGGTCTCATGGGAGCAGAGTGATGAAACGCGATGATGCCTCTTTCTCCCTTGGAGCTCAGTTTGCTGGTTTGTTTGCTACaggatctcatgtatcccaggttaCCTTGAACTCTATTAACCAAGAATggttttgaactcttgatccttttgCCTCCACCTCTCAGGGCATGGACTACAAGTGCGTTACATTACATCTAGCTTCGAGCTTAGTCTTTTGAGACCTGTACCCAAGGCACTtctgatatatttctttaaaatatttaaattacgtgcatgtatgcatgcatctgtgtgaaTGAGATGTCCATGAAGGCCAGAGGCATTGACTTCTCCTGGAACTGCTCAATGAAGAAGCTTGGAACTGAAatctggtcctttgcaagagcagtaaactATTTttagccatccttccagccctctGTATTCCTTGCCTTCCAGAGTGGGATGAGAAGCTGAACACAGGGAAGAAGGGTAGCTCCATAGGTAATGACTAGAGGAGCAGGGTGGAAAGAACCCTTGCACTTCTGTCAAGCTAAGTGTCCGCATATCTTAACAGAGCTGCACAGGCTTCTCCACTGGACAACTCACCTCTGCTGACCCATGTCCTCCTATCCATGGACATTGTTCTCAAAGGTCCTCTGTAGGACAGTGTATTGTTCCTCTTCCTGGGCCTGTGGCAGGcttgtagtgagaattctggaattttggtttctttaaaaacatatgaatattataagaatgtgcttctgttttaatcccaggtgtagggATATGGGCCTGCTATGGACTTGTTCGTAGCAGCGGAtcatgatttgcctcatgctgtagcagaggcatgattttgccagctgcagataatttctGTGATTGCGTGATATTTGGAATTCTAGGAACTTTTcagaaaatacataaatacaaggGCCCTGAGAGGTAAGGTTGGTGAATGTTGGTCATTTAGGGAGGTTGGTTACAGTTTGTGAGTAGCAgtgatcaaagaagaaacaaaaagaaattagattcagggattttcctaattcctctctcccctctatccttGTTCCTCTCCTATTTGGTGTTAGGGAGATAAACTGGGGGATAAAGGtcaggaaaaaaagaacccacaaagtagcaaaaaccAGCTACACAGGTTAGTGGAACTTCCCTTTGCTCTCTTTACTGACAAGATACCTTCAACAAACAAAGTGTagtaagttttgttttatttaaaaatccaacTATATTATAtgaatgtttgtgttttattcCAGGTGTAGGATTTAGGGCTGCTTTATTTTACCCACAGCATTAACTAACTATGATTGTCTGTGCTCTTGGTGACAGGGCATGTTTTTTTTGCCAGCAGATAGTTTAATACTGGGTACTCTGGAGAGTATAGATTCAAGAGCCCCAAGAAGGCCTGCTGCGGCTActgttccttctctctgctgaggctgctgtggctgctgccCCCTACTGCTGTTGCATTTGCTATTGCTGGATTGCTGTTTTGCTGGACTGCTGGATATTCTGATGACAAAGACTGGACTTGGCCCAAGAAACAGGATGACCCTAATCAGCAAAAGTACTCTATTTTGTTGGCTGAAAGAGGTTGCTCCCTTTCTGATCAAATCTtactctcctacctagtgtttgGTTGGGAGAGATGAAGAGATATAGGAACCCAATAAAAAATACATATGTCAGTAAGTGGTGCCCAGATGTAGGGATTATGGCAAACATGGTT
The window above is part of the Rattus norvegicus strain BN/NHsdMcwi chromosome X, GRCr8, whole genome shotgun sequence genome. Proteins encoded here:
- the Renbp gene encoding N-acylglucosamine 2-epimerase, encoding MEKERETLQVWKQRVGQELDSVIAFWMEHSHDQEHGGFFTCLGRDGQVYDHLKYVWLQGRQVWMYCRLYRTFERFRRVELLDAAKAGGEFLLSYARVAPPGKKCAFVLTQDGRPVKVQRTIFSECFYTMAMNELWKVTGEMHYQREAVEMMDQIIHWVREDPAGLGRPQLSGTLATEPMAVPMMLLNLVEQLGEEDEEMTDKYAELGDWCAHRILQHVQRDGQVVLENVSEDGKELPGCLGRHQNPGHTLEAGWFLLQYALRKGDPKLQRHIIDKFLLLPFHSGWDPEHGGLFYFQDADDLCPTQLEWNMKLWWPHTEAMIAFLMGYRDSGDPALLNLFYQVAEYTFHQFRDPEYGEWFGYLNQEGKVALTIKGGPFKGCFHVPRCLAMCEQILGALLQRLGPAPLGSLPAVPTREGSK
- the Renbp gene encoding N-acylglucosamine 2-epimerase isoform X1, producing the protein MMDPGLLVLQDMEKERETLQVWKQRVGQELDSVIAFWMEHSHDQEHGGFFTCLGRDGQVYDHLKYVWLQGRQVWMYCRLYRTFERFRRVELLDAAKAGGEFLLSYARVAPPGKKCAFVLTQDGRPVKVQRTIFSECFYTMAMNELWKVTGEMHYQREAVEMMDQIIHWVREDPAGLGRPQLSGTLATEPMAVPMMLLNLVEQLGEEDEEMTDKYAELGDWCAHRILQHVQRDGQVVLENVSEDGKELPGCLGRHQNPGHTLEAGWFLLQYALRKGDPKLQRHIIDKFLLLPFHSGWDPEHGGLFYFQDADDLCPTQLEWNMKLWWPHTEAMIAFLMGYRDSGDPALLNLFYQVAEYTFHQMSLRGCSSEERNLACYLARCHKKCTGTKPLPKDYTWTDPGLRPHR